The following proteins are co-located in the Dietzia timorensis genome:
- a CDS encoding NAD(P)/FAD-dependent oxidoreductase has product MAQQLSDSYEYVIVGGGVAADKAARAISAESGGGGILVVSADPDGPVYRPDLSKDLWQKSGAEADPAGSLLGTGEVDGVELALDATATALDPDAHTVTIAAGGEEKVVSFGKLLLATGASPNKPAELDDPRVVYLRSTDDYRRLRSLAHDGVRAIVAGGGYIGSEIAAALVANGARTTMVYREAKLLSQMFSSSIVERVEESFRSGGVELRPAFEIGEIVAGNEQVSVVSASGEAVDGDLVVVGFGVHPNIDLAEAAGLTVDGGVVVDSELRTSAPDVYAAGDLVVFEDPLFGRRRVEHVDHAEHSGETAGKNMAGASENYDYTPMFWSDLFDDGYEAVGSLDGHAETIETWDDDGSAAVVWYLRDASPIGVLLWNTWDSVGKAKQAIADVKAGKLAVDDLRTVIEPG; this is encoded by the coding sequence ATGGCTCAGCAACTTTCAGACTCGTATGAGTATGTAATCGTCGGCGGTGGGGTCGCCGCAGATAAGGCTGCGCGGGCGATCTCCGCGGAGTCCGGCGGCGGGGGAATCCTCGTCGTGTCGGCCGATCCGGACGGCCCCGTCTACCGCCCGGACCTGTCGAAAGACCTGTGGCAGAAATCGGGCGCAGAGGCGGACCCTGCCGGCTCACTGCTCGGTACAGGGGAAGTCGACGGAGTCGAGCTGGCGCTCGACGCGACCGCGACCGCTCTCGATCCCGACGCACACACCGTCACTATCGCGGCCGGCGGCGAGGAAAAGGTCGTGTCCTTCGGCAAGCTCCTGCTCGCCACGGGAGCGAGCCCGAACAAGCCCGCCGAGCTCGACGATCCGCGCGTGGTCTACCTGCGAAGCACCGATGACTATCGCCGACTCCGGAGCCTCGCCCATGATGGCGTGCGCGCGATCGTCGCAGGTGGCGGATATATTGGCTCCGAGATCGCGGCGGCGCTCGTGGCGAACGGAGCGCGCACCACGATGGTCTACCGCGAGGCAAAGCTACTCAGCCAGATGTTCTCCTCGTCGATTGTCGAGCGTGTGGAGGAATCGTTCCGGTCGGGCGGCGTCGAGCTGCGCCCCGCGTTCGAGATCGGCGAGATCGTCGCGGGAAACGAGCAGGTTTCCGTCGTCAGTGCGTCGGGAGAGGCGGTGGACGGCGACCTTGTCGTCGTCGGCTTCGGCGTCCACCCGAACATTGATCTCGCCGAGGCTGCGGGACTCACCGTTGACGGCGGGGTGGTGGTCGATTCCGAACTACGCACCTCGGCGCCGGACGTGTACGCGGCCGGTGATCTCGTGGTGTTTGAGGATCCGCTGTTCGGGCGTCGACGCGTCGAGCACGTCGACCACGCCGAGCACTCGGGGGAGACGGCCGGCAAGAACATGGCCGGGGCGTCCGAGAACTACGACTACACGCCGATGTTCTGGTCCGACCTGTTCGATGACGGCTATGAGGCGGTCGGCAGCCTCGACGGGCACGCCGAGACCATCGAAACGTGGGACGACGACGGCAGCGCCGCGGTGGTGTGGTACCTACGCGACGCCTCGCCGATCGGCGTGCTGCTGTGGAACACGTGGGA
- a CDS encoding DUF3558 family protein, translating into MGRNVVVDMRIRVGASCAFLAVLGGTLSACSLGDDGAAPLPEGSAAADTAASAPAAVDPWTLPIEDRPELFNPCTEISLEDLAAAGLENPTPWPEADDSSEDPPFRQCGWKSANFTLSIGSLWTPMDQLSDGFSEEITSVSDIGSYVLGTLERPSRNRQMACGVAAETNRGLITLDAIRVTTESNAVRNDQDTCESVTDVFIALSASIPEPRS; encoded by the coding sequence ATGGGACGGAACGTCGTTGTGGACATGAGGATAAGAGTCGGCGCATCCTGCGCTTTTCTTGCGGTGCTCGGTGGCACGCTGTCCGCCTGCTCGTTGGGGGATGACGGCGCGGCTCCGCTCCCCGAAGGCTCCGCTGCGGCGGACACCGCCGCATCGGCGCCCGCTGCCGTGGATCCGTGGACCCTTCCCATCGAGGACCGCCCCGAACTGTTCAACCCGTGCACCGAGATCTCCCTCGAGGACCTCGCCGCGGCGGGCCTCGAAAACCCGACGCCCTGGCCAGAAGCGGATGATTCTTCTGAGGATCCTCCCTTTCGCCAGTGCGGTTGGAAGTCTGCCAATTTCACACTCAGTATCGGTTCGCTCTGGACGCCGATGGACCAACTCTCAGACGGATTCTCCGAAGAAATTACGTCCGTAAGTGACATCGGCTCATATGTTCTTGGGACGTTGGAACGGCCTTCTCGGAATCGACAAATGGCCTGTGGCGTTGCGGCTGAAACCAATCGTGGACTGATAACCCTGGACGCAATTCGAGTAACGACCGAATCTAACGCAGTCCGAAACGATCAGGACACTTGCGAAAGCGTGACGGACGTCTTCATTGCTTTGTCTGCATCAATTCCGGAGCCCAGATCATGA
- a CDS encoding alpha-hydroxy-acid oxidizing protein: MSFLGAGRAAQSAIFSRGVAGLKPKVPTSPRALEEAACKAMGAKARAYVVGSAGAENSANANRTSLDRVEILPRMLRETTARDMSTTVLGQHLEAPVLVAPVGAAGLVRRHSDVAIGEAAAKVGVPYILSSQGSDPMEEVAAAMGAGPRWFQLYWSKDTELVRSFVRRAESAGAGAIVLTVDTTLLGWRPRDLDLGSLPFARGIGIAQYTTDPRFEELVAERLAAPPENSDAQADPPPTPAAVRTLLDICRNHPGDFLDNLRSPVPRAAVQTFLDVYSNPALSWEHVEQLRGMTSLPVVIKGILTPADAKRAFAVGADAVMVSNHGGRQVDGTIGALDALREIRGAVSRTDTLLFDSGVRGGADVFKAIACGADAVTIGRPSIYGLAIDGRRGVEAVLRNIIAEFDLTMALAGVRSLAEIDASTVRTREAL; this comes from the coding sequence ATGAGTTTCCTCGGCGCAGGACGGGCAGCCCAGTCGGCCATCTTCTCCCGCGGGGTCGCGGGGCTAAAGCCCAAGGTCCCGACCTCGCCGCGCGCGCTGGAGGAGGCGGCGTGCAAGGCGATGGGAGCGAAGGCGCGTGCCTACGTCGTGGGCAGCGCCGGCGCGGAGAACTCTGCGAACGCGAACCGCACGTCCCTCGACCGGGTCGAAATCCTTCCGCGCATGCTGCGGGAGACGACCGCGCGCGATATGTCGACCACGGTGCTCGGGCAACACCTGGAGGCTCCCGTGCTGGTCGCGCCGGTCGGGGCGGCTGGGCTCGTCCGGCGTCATTCCGATGTGGCAATCGGAGAGGCGGCGGCGAAGGTCGGCGTGCCGTACATACTGTCGAGCCAGGGCTCGGACCCGATGGAAGAGGTCGCGGCGGCGATGGGCGCGGGGCCGCGCTGGTTCCAGCTCTATTGGAGTAAGGACACAGAGCTCGTGCGCAGTTTCGTGCGGCGCGCGGAGTCGGCGGGTGCGGGGGCGATCGTGCTCACCGTCGACACGACGCTGCTCGGGTGGCGCCCGCGCGACCTCGACCTCGGTAGCCTGCCGTTCGCGCGCGGGATCGGCATCGCGCAATACACCACCGACCCGCGGTTCGAAGAGCTCGTCGCCGAGCGGCTGGCGGCGCCGCCCGAAAATTCCGACGCGCAGGCCGATCCGCCGCCGACGCCCGCCGCGGTGCGTACGCTGCTCGACATTTGTAGAAACCACCCTGGCGATTTCCTCGACAACCTCCGCTCGCCCGTGCCGCGCGCAGCGGTGCAGACGTTTCTTGACGTGTACTCGAATCCCGCCCTGTCCTGGGAGCACGTGGAACAGCTTCGCGGGATGACGTCGCTGCCCGTCGTCATCAAGGGAATCCTGACCCCCGCCGATGCGAAGCGGGCGTTCGCCGTGGGAGCCGACGCGGTGATGGTGTCCAACCACGGCGGGCGGCAGGTCGACGGGACGATCGGCGCGCTCGACGCGCTGCGCGAGATTCGCGGCGCCGTGTCCCGTACCGACACGTTGCTGTTCGATTCGGGCGTGCGTGGCGGGGCGGATGTGTTCAAGGCGATCGCGTGCGGCGCGGACGCGGTAACGATTGGGCGGCCGAGCATCTACGGGCTCGCGATCGATGGCAGGCGGGGGGTGGAGGCGGTGCTGCGCAACATCATCGCCGAGTTCGACCTGACGATGGCGCTCGCCGGTGTGCGTTCGCTCGCGGAGATCGATGCGTCGACGGTGCGTACGCGCGAGGCGCTGTAG